Part of the Deltaproteobacteria bacterium genome is shown below.
GATAATTCCGAGTTTGATCTTAAGCCCGTTATGACAGCTCTGGACAAAATGGCAAGAAACGACCCCGTTTCTAGTTGTCAGCGTGAGGCTCAAAATACCCTTGCTTATCTTTAAGTCTTAACTGGATCATTGCGCGAAAATTTTTCCTGCCTTAGAAAATCCTCTCATGGATTCTCAACATTACTGCCATCAGGTTTGCAAACAAAGTGGCTCGAACTTTATTTTAGCCTTTTATCTTTTGGGAAAGAAGAAACGTCTCGCGATGGAAGTTTTTTACGCTTTCTGTCGCATTGTTGATGACAGTGTTGACGAGGCGCCGACGCCGGACAAGGCGAAAGAGGCTTTAGATTTTTGGCGAAAAGAAGTTCATCTTCTTTATGAGGGAAATCCGCAACATTTGGTGTCTCAGGCGTTGGCAGGTGTTGTGCGGGAATATAAAATCCCCAAAATGTATCTTCAGGAAATTGTGGCCGGTTGTGAAATGGATTTGACCAAAAAGACTTACGAAACTTTTTCAGAACTTCAGGATTATTGTTTTCGCGTTGCCTCCTGTGTGGGATTTGTCTCAATCCACATTTTTGGAGTGACCATGACAACGGAAGTGAAACATGGAGCCATCGCGATGGGGAAAGCACTTCAGCTCACCAACATTTTGCGCGATGTGGCCTCTGATTTAAAGCGTGGCCGTGTTTATTTGCCGCAAGAAGATTTGAAAAAATTCCGTGTGACGATAGAAATGTTGCGAGAAAGTACAAACATTAGCGAGCAACGCGAGCGAGAGGGGGCTTTGCCTGCCCCTATAATAGACATTGTCGATCTTCTTTATTTTGAAATTGAAAGAGCTCGCGCCAATTTTAAAGAAGCGTGGGAATTATTCCCAAAAATTGTCCGAGAACGGAAAAAAATGTTGGCGGCCATTTTGATGGGACTTTTTTATGAAGCGATTCTGAATAAAATCACTCACGATCCTTTAAGCGTTTTTCGAGGAAAGATCAGACTGACCACCGTCGAAAAATTAAAAATCACTTCTAAAGAATTATTGAAAGCTTTTTTGTCATGATAACGGTGGTTGTCATCCTGAGCACATTCGCTATGCTCAGTGTAAACTCCGCGAAGGATCCCATATGAGATTCTTCGCTTCGCTCAGAAAGACAAGTACGAAAGGCTCAGAAAGACAAGTACGAAAGGCTCAGAATGACAAGTACGAAAGGCTCAGAATGACAAATACTAATCTCAAGAAAATTTTAAAGGGGGTTTCCCGCTCCTTTTATTTAAGTCTTGTTTTGCTACCGCGAAAAATCCGTTTTCAAATGGGAATTGCTTTTTTGTGTTGCAAGGCGGCGGATACGATTGCCGATACAGAATTGATTCCGCGTGGAGAACGCTTACGTCTACTGAATGCCTACCGAGAATGGTTTGCCGCGCCTCAAGAAAACATATCTGAAAATATTTTTGCAGAAGTTGTACAACCCGGAGGAGGATCGCCAGCGGAATTGAACCTCTTGCGAAATCTTCCCGCGTTGATGTCGGCGTTGGAATCGCTTGAACCTCACGATTGGCTTTTGATTCAGGAACTTGTGTTGGAATTGACTCAAGGGATGATTATCGATTTGGAATTTTCCGCTTTTGAAACAGAACTTCAGTTGAATGATTACACCTATTATGTCGCCGGTTGTGTGGGGCGCTTCTGGACGAAAATTATTCAGGAACATTTTTCTTTTGCGAAACATTTTGGAGAAGAACATTTTGAGACGGGTGAAAAATTGGGAAAGGGATTGCAGTTGGTCAATATTTTAAGAGACTTGCCGCAAGATTTGAAAAAAGGAAGATCCTATATTCCCAAGGGCATGCCTCTTCCAAAAATTTTTTCATTGGCGAGACAATATCTTCAGGAATACCAAAAATATTGCAGTTACTTTCCATGGTATGCCTTAAGGCTCAAAGCCGTTGTGAGGCTTCCCGCGAGGCTTGGGTTTAAGACGCTGGAATTGCTGGAATCCTCCAAAACATGGCCCAAGGCCGATTTGGTCGTAAAAGTTTCCAGAAGACAAGTTTATGGGGCCTTGTTAGAAAGTTTTTTCAAATGAGTTCTCACTGGAAAAATTTAGGGATTCTTAAAAAGCGATACGACATCCCTTTGGAGGCGATTGTCAAAAGCGATCTTCTAAGAATGGGAATTTCTTTTAGTGATCAAACGCTCCAAAAAACGGTGACGTGCAAAGCAAAATCCTATTTCATTTTTTCTTTCGACAGGGCTTTACAAAAAGATTTGAGTGCGCAATCGAGGCATGCAACACCGGAAGAAATTGCTCTGAGCGGTGGCCCTGAAAATTTCAAGCGGACGATTGTTTCGGTAAGATTAAATCCTAAATCGCCTTATCATGTTGATTATCAAGTGTTGGCTCCGACTGCCAACCCTCTCACACTTTTCTATCTGGATGAAAAAATTTGTGATGTTTCTTTGCCTTCACTCCCTGACTATTACAAAGAGAAATTAAGTAATGGAAAACCGGTTAGCGACATTGCTCCCACCATTGAATGGGGTTATCTCATTTACATCACGGCGTTTCGGCTTTGCCAATACTGGGGTTCCAAAGAGGAGTGCCGGTTTTGTGATATCAATGAAAACTATAGGCAACAAAAAAAGAAACGCTCGTATACAGCTGTTAAGACGATCGAAGAAGTGCTGGAGGCTTTGGAAATCATCCAAACTAATGACACTCAAAAAATAAGCCGGGCCTATACCGTGAGTGGTGGATCCATTACCACCAATTTGAATGGTAAAACAGAATCTACCTTTTACGCCAGCTATGCCAAA
Proteins encoded:
- a CDS encoding squalene/phytoene synthase family protein, with translation MDSQHYCHQVCKQSGSNFILAFYLLGKKKRLAMEVFYAFCRIVDDSVDEAPTPDKAKEALDFWRKEVHLLYEGNPQHLVSQALAGVVREYKIPKMYLQEIVAGCEMDLTKKTYETFSELQDYCFRVASCVGFVSIHIFGVTMTTEVKHGAIAMGKALQLTNILRDVASDLKRGRVYLPQEDLKKFRVTIEMLRESTNISEQREREGALPAPIIDIVDLLYFEIERARANFKEAWELFPKIVRERKKMLAAILMGLFYEAILNKITHDPLSVFRGKIRLTTVEKLKITSKELLKAFLS
- a CDS encoding squalene/phytoene synthase family protein; this encodes MTNTNLKKILKGVSRSFYLSLVLLPRKIRFQMGIAFLCCKAADTIADTELIPRGERLRLLNAYREWFAAPQENISENIFAEVVQPGGGSPAELNLLRNLPALMSALESLEPHDWLLIQELVLELTQGMIIDLEFSAFETELQLNDYTYYVAGCVGRFWTKIIQEHFSFAKHFGEEHFETGEKLGKGLQLVNILRDLPQDLKKGRSYIPKGMPLPKIFSLARQYLQEYQKYCSYFPWYALRLKAVVRLPARLGFKTLELLESSKTWPKADLVVKVSRRQVYGALLESFFK
- a CDS encoding radical SAM protein, which produces MSSHWKNLGILKKRYDIPLEAIVKSDLLRMGISFSDQTLQKTVTCKAKSYFIFSFDRALQKDLSAQSRHATPEEIALSGGPENFKRTIVSVRLNPKSPYHVDYQVLAPTANPLTLFYLDEKICDVSLPSLPDYYKEKLSNGKPVSDIAPTIEWGYLIYITAFRLCQYWGSKEECRFCDINENYRQQKKKRSYTAVKTIEEVLEALEIIQTNDTQKISRAYTVSGGSITTNLNGKTESTFYASYAKAIEKKFPGRWIGKANVQALVLDDVKKLKEAGYQIYHPNYEVWDQSLFRTLCPGKERHVGRAEWIKRTLDAAEIFGPSHVIPNFVAGVEMSEPYGFKTVPEAIQSTAEGLEFFMSKGICPRFTVWCVEPNTVLCQTNTEPPPLEYFVNLLQVYRDTHRKYKLPVPPGYGLPGIGKAVFSVSAFMDVL